The proteins below come from a single Ictidomys tridecemlineatus isolate mIctTri1 chromosome 8, mIctTri1.hap1, whole genome shotgun sequence genomic window:
- the Zbtb22 gene encoding zinc finger and BTB domain-containing protein 22 gives MEPSGLSPSGAALPLPLSLAPPPLPLPAAAVVHVSFPEVTSALLESLNQQRLQGQLCDVSIRVQGREFRAHRAVLAASSPYFHDQVLLKGMTSISLPSVMDPGAFETVLASAYTGRLSMAAADIVNFLTVGSVLQMWHIVDKCTELLREGRASATTTISTAAATSVTVPGAGAPSGSGSTVAPTTTGSVRSHTSSRASENQSPSSSNYFSPRESTDFSSSTQEAFAASAVGSGERRGGGPVFPAPVVGSGGATSGKLLLEADELCDDGGDGRGAVVPGAGLRRPTYTPASVMPQKHWVYVKRGGNCPAPAPLVSQDPDLEEEEEEEDLVLTCEDDEDEELGGGSGVPAGGGPEATLSISDVRTLTEPPDKGEEQVNFCESSNDFGPYESGGSGAGLDDSGGPTPSSYAPTHPPRPLLPLDMQGNQILVFPSSSSSSSSQAPGQPPGNQAEHGAVTLGGTSGGGLGVPGGTGGAPGGTSSGDGNKIFLCHCGKAFSHKSMRDRHVNMHLNLRPFDCPVCNKKFKMKHHLTEHMKTHTGLKPYECGVCAKKFMWRDSFMRHRGHCERRHRMGGGGAGLGPAAPTGPALLPKRESASAGGGSGDEASGTPPSSRRVWSPPTVHKVEMGFNGGGGAN, from the coding sequence ATGGAGCCATCTGGTCTATCACCCAGTGGGGCAGCACTCCCCCTGCCTCTATCGCTGGCTCCACCCCCACTGCCCCTGCCAGCTGCTGCAGTGGTACACGTGTCCTTCCCTGAAGTGACCAGTGCCCTTCTGGAGTCCCTCAATCAGCAGCGGCTTCAGGGCCAGCTCTGTGATGTATCCATCCGAGTGCAAGGCCGGGAGTTTCGGGCTCATCGGGCTGTCTTGGCTGCTTCTTCTCCTTACTTCCACGACCAGGTCCTACTTAAGGGCATGACCTCCATCTCACTGCCCAGCGTCATGGACCCAGGTGCCTTTGAGACTGTCCTGGCCTCTGCTTACACTGGCCGCCTGAGCATGGCTGCTGCTGACATTGTCAACTTCCTCACTGTGGGGTCTGTGCTCCAGATGTGGCACATTGTGGACAAGTGCACTGAACTCCTCCGAGAGGGCCGAGCGTCAGCCACCACAACCATCAGTACTGCTGCAGCCACTTCTGTCACTGTGCCTGGTGCTGGGGCCCCATCAGGGAGTGGGAGTACTGTGGCCCCTACCACCACAGGCTCTGTGCGCTCCCATACCTCCAGCCGGGCCAGTGAGAATCAGTCTCCCAGCAGCAGCAACTACTTCAGTCCCCGGGAGTCTACTGATTTCTCATCTTCCACCCAAGAGGCATTTGCAGCTTCTGCAGTGGGCAGTGGGGAGCGACGAGGAGGTGGCCCTGTATTCCCAGCTCCTGTAGTTGGCAGTGGGGGTGCCACCTCTGGGAAGTTGCTGCTGGAGGCAGATGAGCTATGCGATGAtggtggggatgggaggggggcGGTGGTCCCTGGGGCTGGGCTTCGGCGACCCACCTATACACCTGCCAGTGTCATGCCACAGAAACACTGGGTATATGTGAAACGGGGTGGAAATTGCCCTGCACCAGCACCCCTGGTTTCCCAGGACCCAGAtctagaggaagaggaggaagaggaagacctGGTGTTGACCTGTGAGGATGATGAAGATGAAGAGCTGGGGGGTGGCTCTGGGGTTCCAGCTGGGGGAGGGCCTGAGGCTACTCTCAGTATCAGTGATGTCCGGACCCTGACTGAGCCCCCAGACAAGGGCGAGGAACAGGTCAACTTCTGTGAGTCCTCTAATGACTTTGGCCCTTATGAGAGTGGGGGTTCTGGGGCAGGGCTTGATGACTCAGGGGGACCCACCCCCTCCTCCTATGCCCCCACCCATCCCCCAAGGCCCCTCCTTCCCTTAGACATGCAGGGCAACCAGATTTTGGTCTTCCcatcatcttcctcttcctcctcctcacaggcTCCGGGCCAGCCACCAGGGAATCAGGCAGAACATGGGGCTGTCACCCTGGGGGGCACATCAGGGGGAGGCCTGGGTGTGCCAGGTGGCACTGGTGGAGCCCCTGGAGGGACCAGCAGCGGGGACGGTAATAAGATCTTTCTGTGTCACTGCGGGAAGGCCTTCTCCCACAAGAGTATGAGGGATCGGCACGTGAACATGCACCTCAACCTGCGGCCCTTTGACTGCCCCGTGTGCAACAAAAAGTTCAAGATGAAACACCACCTGACGGAACACATGAAGACACATACAGGTCTCAAGCCCTACGAGTGCGGTGTCTGTGCCAAGAAGTTCATGTGGCGAGACAGTTTCATGCGTCACCGGGGACACTGTGAGCGCCGGCACCGCAtgggtgggggcggggcgggaCTTGGACCTGCAGCGCCCACTGGGCCAGCCTTGCTTCCCAAGAGAGAGTCTGCCAGTGCAGGCGGGGGCAGTGGTGACGAGGCGAGTGGCACGCCCCCATCCAGCAGACGAGTCTGGTCCCCACCCACTGTCCACAAGGTGGAGATGGGCTTCAATGGGGGCGGCGGAGCAAACTGA
- the Tapbp gene encoding tapasin isoform X1 — MKPLSLLLAVTLGLATTVSAGPSAIECWFVEDVGGGGLAKRPAALLLRRGPEGPPPRPDLDPKLYLKVDDPTGTLQAAFRRYPRGVPAPHCEISRYIPLPASANWASGLTPERSCPRALDGAWLTVSMSSSVLSLSSLLRLQPEPQQEPVLITVATVVLTVLTHTPAPRIRLGQDAILDLSFAYMPPTLEATASLAPSPPPFGLEWRRQHLGKGHLLLAATPGLGGQMPAAREGAVAFAAWDDDDPWGPWTGNGTFWLPAVRPFQEGTYLATVHLPYLQGQVSLELTMHKPPKVSLSPAPLVWAAPGEAPPELQCLVSHFYPSEGLEVEWEFRGGSESGSQKAEGQRWLSSLRHHSDGSVSLSGHLQLPPITAEQHGAQYICRVHHSSLPASGRSAEVTVEVAGFSGPSLEDGVGLFLSAFLLLGLFKVLGWVAAYLIIHKDSKEKKTQ, encoded by the exons ATGAagcccctgtccctgctccttgCTGTGACTTTGG GCCTGGCGACCACCGTCTCAGCAGGACCATCTGCGATCGAGTGTTGGTTCGTGGAGGATGTGGGCGGGGGCGGCCTGGCCAAGAGACCCGCTGCACTGCTTCTGCGCCGGGGACCCGAGGGACCGCCACCCCGGCCAGACCTCGACCCTAAGCTCTACCTCAAAGTGGACG ACCCCACGGGCACCCTGCAGGCTGCCTTCAGGAGGTACCCCCGGGGCGTCCCCGCACCACACTGCGAGATAAGCCGATACATCCCGCTCCCTGCCTCTGCAAATTGGGCCAGCGGCCTGACCCCGGAGCGGAGCTGCCCGCGGGCCCTGGACGGGGCTTGGCTGACCGTCAGCATGTCCAGCTCGGTTCTAAGCCTCTCCAGCCTCTTGCGACTCCAGCCAGAGCCTCAGCAGGAGCCTGTTCTTATCACCGTGGCAACAG TGGTGCTGACTGTCCTCACCCACACCCCTGCCCCCCGAATCCGACTGGGACAAGATGCTATATTGGACTTGAGCTTCGCCTACATGCCCCCAACCCTAGAGGCTACTGCATCTCTGGCCCCAAGTCCCCCTCCCTTTGGGCTGGAGTGGCGACGACAGCACCTGGGTAAGGGGCACCTGCTCCTGGCTGCAACTCCTGGGCTGGGTGGGCAGATGCCAGCAGCCCGAGAAGGAGCAGTGGCGTTTGCTGCTTGGGATGATGATGATCCATGGGGCCCATGGACTGGGAATGGGACCTTCTGGCTGCCTGCTGTTCGACCCTTTCAGGAGGGCACCTATCTGGCCACTGTACACCTGCCATACCTGCAAGGACAGGTCTCCCTGGAGCTTACTATGCACA AGCCCCCCAAAGTGTCCCTGTCACCAGCACCCCTTGTTTGGGCTGCCCCAGGGGAGGCACCTCCAGAGTTGCAGTGCCTTGTGTCCCACTTCTACCCTTCTGAGGGCCTGGAGGTAGAGTGGGAGTTCCGGGGTGGCTCAGAGAGTGGATCTCAGAAGGCCGAGGGGCAGAGGTGGCTCTCCTCTCTGCGCCACCATTCAGATGGCTCTGTCAGTCTCTCCGGACACCTACAGCTGCCCCCAATCACTGCTGAGCAGCATGGGGCTCAGTACATCTGTCGTGTCCACCACTCCAGCCTGCCTGCCTCGGGGCGAAGTGCTGAGGTCACTGTGGAGGTGGCAG GTTTCTCTGGGCCCTCCCTTGAGGATGGCGTAGGGCTCTTCCtgtctgccttcctcctcctgggaCTCTTCAAGGTGCTGGGCTGGGTCG CTGCCTACCTGATCATTCATAAGGATTCCAAGGAGAAG aaaacaCAGTGA
- the Tapbp gene encoding tapasin isoform X2, translated as MKPLSLLLAVTLGLATTVSAGPSAIECWFVEDVGGGGLAKRPAALLLRRGPEGPPPRPDLDPKLYLKVDDPTGTLQAAFRRYPRGVPAPHCEISRYIPLPASANWASGLTPERSCPRALDGAWLTVSMSSSVLSLSSLLRLQPEPQQEPVLITVATVVLTVLTHTPAPRIRLGQDAILDLSFAYMPPTLEATASLAPSPPPFGLEWRRQHLGKGHLLLAATPGLGGQMPAAREGAVAFAAWDDDDPWGPWTGNGTFWLPAVRPFQEGTYLATVHLPYLQGQVSLELTMHKPPKVSLSPAPLVWAAPGEAPPELQCLVSHFYPSEGLEVEWEFRGGSESGSQKAEGQRWLSSLRHHSDGSVSLSGHLQLPPITAEQHGAQYICRVHHSSLPASGRSAEVTVEVAGFSGPSLEDGVGLFLSAFLLLGLFKVLGWVENTVKALSTTLWKLPSSLALATVAAPPNSTPSPAPTLSKLPTLNGWNFFFFFFF; from the exons ATGAagcccctgtccctgctccttgCTGTGACTTTGG GCCTGGCGACCACCGTCTCAGCAGGACCATCTGCGATCGAGTGTTGGTTCGTGGAGGATGTGGGCGGGGGCGGCCTGGCCAAGAGACCCGCTGCACTGCTTCTGCGCCGGGGACCCGAGGGACCGCCACCCCGGCCAGACCTCGACCCTAAGCTCTACCTCAAAGTGGACG ACCCCACGGGCACCCTGCAGGCTGCCTTCAGGAGGTACCCCCGGGGCGTCCCCGCACCACACTGCGAGATAAGCCGATACATCCCGCTCCCTGCCTCTGCAAATTGGGCCAGCGGCCTGACCCCGGAGCGGAGCTGCCCGCGGGCCCTGGACGGGGCTTGGCTGACCGTCAGCATGTCCAGCTCGGTTCTAAGCCTCTCCAGCCTCTTGCGACTCCAGCCAGAGCCTCAGCAGGAGCCTGTTCTTATCACCGTGGCAACAG TGGTGCTGACTGTCCTCACCCACACCCCTGCCCCCCGAATCCGACTGGGACAAGATGCTATATTGGACTTGAGCTTCGCCTACATGCCCCCAACCCTAGAGGCTACTGCATCTCTGGCCCCAAGTCCCCCTCCCTTTGGGCTGGAGTGGCGACGACAGCACCTGGGTAAGGGGCACCTGCTCCTGGCTGCAACTCCTGGGCTGGGTGGGCAGATGCCAGCAGCCCGAGAAGGAGCAGTGGCGTTTGCTGCTTGGGATGATGATGATCCATGGGGCCCATGGACTGGGAATGGGACCTTCTGGCTGCCTGCTGTTCGACCCTTTCAGGAGGGCACCTATCTGGCCACTGTACACCTGCCATACCTGCAAGGACAGGTCTCCCTGGAGCTTACTATGCACA AGCCCCCCAAAGTGTCCCTGTCACCAGCACCCCTTGTTTGGGCTGCCCCAGGGGAGGCACCTCCAGAGTTGCAGTGCCTTGTGTCCCACTTCTACCCTTCTGAGGGCCTGGAGGTAGAGTGGGAGTTCCGGGGTGGCTCAGAGAGTGGATCTCAGAAGGCCGAGGGGCAGAGGTGGCTCTCCTCTCTGCGCCACCATTCAGATGGCTCTGTCAGTCTCTCCGGACACCTACAGCTGCCCCCAATCACTGCTGAGCAGCATGGGGCTCAGTACATCTGTCGTGTCCACCACTCCAGCCTGCCTGCCTCGGGGCGAAGTGCTGAGGTCACTGTGGAGGTGGCAG GTTTCTCTGGGCCCTCCCTTGAGGATGGCGTAGGGCTCTTCCtgtctgccttcctcctcctgggaCTCTTCAAGGTGCTGGGCTGGGTCG aaaacaCAGTGAAGGCACTCAGCACTACCCTGTGGAAGCTACCATCATCTCTGGCCCTAGCTACTGTAGCAGCTCCCCCAAACAGTACCCCATCACCTGCTCCTACTCTCTCAAAACTTCCTACACTGAAtggctggaatttttttttttttttttttttttaa